The Lycium barbarum isolate Lr01 chromosome 9, ASM1917538v2, whole genome shotgun sequence genome has a segment encoding these proteins:
- the LOC132609908 gene encoding uncharacterized protein LOC132609908 isoform X1, with amino-acid sequence MASKKIIAICQSGGEFVTNNEDGSLTYVGGEAYALDLDNQTLLNDFKKEVAENFECGTNGMTIKYFLPGNKKTLITISKDKDLKRMINFFKDSEQVEVFIIVEEVVARSTPNVSASRSSRTNISEPAHTPAIPVDMIHPDDLFQSPVDTSPVGVYPSSNDEKHRRAAMQWENAITGVGQRFNSFSEFREALHKYSIAHGFTYKYKKNESRRVTAKCKSEGCAWSIYASKLPTTELICIKTMNSKHTCDGAAVKAGYRSTRGWMGNIIKEKLKVAPNYKPKDIANDIEREYGIQLNYSQARRAKEKAREQLQGSYREAYSQLPLLCEKIKETNPGSVAIVSAKEDSSFHRLFISFHASISGFRQGCRPLLFLDSTLLYAKYQGTLLAAVGVDGNDGVFPLAFAVVDEETNDNWHWFLSELKSAVQMSCPITFVCDFQRGIRESLHDIFNEECHHGYCLRYLAEKLNNDLQGQFSHEARRLMIQDLYTAACAPTLESFERCAENIRAISPDAYDWVTGSEPDHWANALFGGARYGLLTSNFGQLFYDWVMEVNELPITQMVDVLRGKIMELIYTRRVESDQWATRLTPLMEEKLQSETSKARSLQVLPSHGSTFEVRGESVDVVDIDQWDCSCKGWQLNGMPCCHAIAVLELIGRSPYDYCSRYFTTESYHVTYVESINPVPNLESPANGEVDAAVIITPPPSKRPPGRPKMKKVDAFDIVKRQMQCSRCKGLGHNKKTCGKVNRFDESDPLLLTGLVTEDLEGTE; translated from the exons ATGGCCTCCAAGAAAATAATTGCCATTTGTCAATCTGGAGGAGAATTTGTTACCAACAATGAAGACGGGTCTTTGACATATGTTGGCGGGGAAGCATATGCACTAGACCTCGATAACCAGACACTTCTGAACGATTTTAAGAAAGAAGTAGCAGAAAACTTTGAGTGTGGGACCAATGGAATGACGATAAAGTATTTTCTCCCTGGGAATAAGAAGACTCTCATTACAATATCTAAAGATAAGGACCTCAAGCGTATGATCAACTTCTTCAAGGATTCTGAACAAGTAGAGGTGTTTATAATTGTAGAAGAAGTTGTTGCTCGAAGTACTCCGAATGTGTCTGCCAGTAG GTCGAGCAGGACCAACATATCAGAGCCTGCACATACTCCTGCTATCCCTGTGGATATGATCCATCCTGATGATCTGTTTCAATCACCCGTTGATACTAGTCCCGTAGGTGTTTATCCGAGTAGCAATGATGAGAAGCATCGCAGAGCAGCTATGCAGTGGGAGAATGCCATTACTGGCGTGGGGCAAAGATTTAACAGCTTTTCCGAATTCCGTGAAGCTTTACATAAATATTCAATTGCCCATGGATTCACTTATAAATACAAGAAAAATGAAAGTCGCAGAGTAACTGCTAAATGCAAGTCAGAAGGTTGTGCTTGGTCGATATACGCATCAAAGTTGCCTACCACCGAGCTAATATGTATTAAGACGATGAACTCAAAGCATACATGTGATGGAGCTGCAGTAAAAGCTGGATACCGGTCCACAAGGGGTTGGATGGGAAATATAATAAAGGAAAAGTTGAAGGTTGCTCCTAATTACAAGCCTAAGGATATCGCAAATGATATCGAGCGTGAATATGGCATTCAGTTGAACTATTCTCAGGCAAGACGTGCGAAAGAGAAGGCAAGAGAGCAGCTTCAAGGTTCTTACAGAGAGGCATATAGTCAGTTACCTTTATTGTGTGAGAAAATTAAAGAAACTAATCCTGGTAGTGTTGCTATAGTTTCCGCAAAGGAGGACTCGAGCTTCCATCGTTTATTTATCTCGTTTCATGCCTCGATATCTGGTTTTCGACAAGGTTGCCGCCCTCTTCTATTCCTTGACAGCACGCTTCTCTATGCAAAATATCAAGGAACATTATTGGCTGCCGTTGGTGTGGATGGGAATGATGGTGTCTTTCCTTTAGCCTTTGCGGTTGTAGATGAAGAGACAAACGACAACTGGCATTGGTTTCTTTCGGAACTTAAATCTGCTGTCCAAATGTCCTGTCCAATAACATTTGTGTGTGATTTCCAAAGGGGCATAAGAGAGTCGTTGCATGATATATTTAATGAAGAGTGTCACCACGGTTATTGCCTGCGCTATCTTGCGGAAAAACTGAATAACGACTTGCAAGGACAGTTTTCTCATGAAGCTAGACGTCTTATGATCCAAGATTTATATACTGCTGCTTGCGCCCCGACACTCGAGAGTTTTGAGCGCTGTGCTGAGAATATACGAGCAATCTCTCCCGATGCATACGATTGGGTCACTGGAAGTGAGCCCGACCATTGGGCGAATGCTCTTTTCGGTGGAGCAAGGTATGGTTTATTGACATCCAATTTCGGGCAGCTTTTTTATGATTGGGTGATGGAGGTGAATGAGCTGCCGATAACACAAATGGTTGACGTATTACGAGGAAAGATAATGGAATTGATCTATACTAGGCGTGTTGAGTCCGATCAGTGGGCTACGAGATTGACACCATTGATGGAAGAAAAGCTTCAGAGCGAAACCTCAAAAGCGAGGTCACTTCAAGTATTACCCTCACATGGGAGCACGTTCGAAGTTCGTGGCGAGTCTGTTGacgttgttgatattgatcaaTGGGATTGTAGTTGCAAAGGTTGGCAATTAAACGGGATGCCTTGCTGCCATGCTATTGCTGTTCTCGAATTGATAGGAAGGAGtccatatgattattgttccAGATACTTCACAACCGAGAGTTACCATGTAACATATGTTGAATCAATTAACCCCGTCCCTAATCTGGAAAGCCCAGCAAATGGTGAAGTCGATGCGGCAGTTATTATTACTCCCCCACCATCCAAACGCCCACCTGGCAGACCAAAGATGAAAAAGGTCGACGCTTTTGACATTGTTAAACGGCAGATGCAGTGTAGCAGGTGTAAGGGCCTAGGTCACAATAAGAAAACATGCGG GAAGGTAAATAGGTTCGACGAATCAGATCCTCTACTCCTTACGGGCTTGGTAACCGAAGACCTTGAAGGCACAGAGTGA
- the LOC132609908 gene encoding uncharacterized protein LOC132609908 isoform X2, with the protein MASKKIIAICQSGGEFVTNNEDGSLTYVGGEAYALDLDNQTLLNDFKKEVAENFECGTNGMTIKYFLPGNKKTLITISKDKDLKRMINFFKDSEQVEVFIIVEEVVARSTPNVSASRSSRTNISEPAHTPAIPVDMIHPDDLFQSPVDTSPVGVYPSSNDEKHRRAAMQWENAITGVGQRFNSFSEFREALHKYSIAHGFTYKYKKNESRRVTAKCKSEGCAWSIYASKLPTTELICIKTMNSKHTCDGAAVKAGYRSTRGWMGNIIKEKLKVAPNYKPKDIANDIEREYGIQLNYSQARRAKEKAREQLQGSYREAYSQLPLLCEKIKETNPGSVAIVSAKEDSSFHRLFISFHASISGFRQGCRPLLFLDSTLLYAKYQGTLLAAVGVDGNDGVFPLAFAVVDEETNDNWHWFLSELKSAVQMSCPITFVCDFQRGIRESLHDIFNEECHHGYCLRYLAEKLNNDLQGQFSHEARRLMIQDLYTAACAPTLESFERCAENIRAISPDAYDWVTGSEPDHWANALFGGARYGLLTSNFGQLFYDWVMEVNELPITQMVDVLRGKIMELIYTRRVESDQWATRLTPLMEEKLQSETSKARSLQVLPSHGSTFEVRGESVDVVDIDQWDCSCKGWQLNGMPCCHAIAVLELIGRSPYDYCSRYFTTESYHVTYVESINPVPNLESPANGEVDAAVIITPPPSKRPPGRPKMKKVDAFDIVKRQMQCSRCKGLGHNKKTCGASYS; encoded by the exons ATGGCCTCCAAGAAAATAATTGCCATTTGTCAATCTGGAGGAGAATTTGTTACCAACAATGAAGACGGGTCTTTGACATATGTTGGCGGGGAAGCATATGCACTAGACCTCGATAACCAGACACTTCTGAACGATTTTAAGAAAGAAGTAGCAGAAAACTTTGAGTGTGGGACCAATGGAATGACGATAAAGTATTTTCTCCCTGGGAATAAGAAGACTCTCATTACAATATCTAAAGATAAGGACCTCAAGCGTATGATCAACTTCTTCAAGGATTCTGAACAAGTAGAGGTGTTTATAATTGTAGAAGAAGTTGTTGCTCGAAGTACTCCGAATGTGTCTGCCAGTAG GTCGAGCAGGACCAACATATCAGAGCCTGCACATACTCCTGCTATCCCTGTGGATATGATCCATCCTGATGATCTGTTTCAATCACCCGTTGATACTAGTCCCGTAGGTGTTTATCCGAGTAGCAATGATGAGAAGCATCGCAGAGCAGCTATGCAGTGGGAGAATGCCATTACTGGCGTGGGGCAAAGATTTAACAGCTTTTCCGAATTCCGTGAAGCTTTACATAAATATTCAATTGCCCATGGATTCACTTATAAATACAAGAAAAATGAAAGTCGCAGAGTAACTGCTAAATGCAAGTCAGAAGGTTGTGCTTGGTCGATATACGCATCAAAGTTGCCTACCACCGAGCTAATATGTATTAAGACGATGAACTCAAAGCATACATGTGATGGAGCTGCAGTAAAAGCTGGATACCGGTCCACAAGGGGTTGGATGGGAAATATAATAAAGGAAAAGTTGAAGGTTGCTCCTAATTACAAGCCTAAGGATATCGCAAATGATATCGAGCGTGAATATGGCATTCAGTTGAACTATTCTCAGGCAAGACGTGCGAAAGAGAAGGCAAGAGAGCAGCTTCAAGGTTCTTACAGAGAGGCATATAGTCAGTTACCTTTATTGTGTGAGAAAATTAAAGAAACTAATCCTGGTAGTGTTGCTATAGTTTCCGCAAAGGAGGACTCGAGCTTCCATCGTTTATTTATCTCGTTTCATGCCTCGATATCTGGTTTTCGACAAGGTTGCCGCCCTCTTCTATTCCTTGACAGCACGCTTCTCTATGCAAAATATCAAGGAACATTATTGGCTGCCGTTGGTGTGGATGGGAATGATGGTGTCTTTCCTTTAGCCTTTGCGGTTGTAGATGAAGAGACAAACGACAACTGGCATTGGTTTCTTTCGGAACTTAAATCTGCTGTCCAAATGTCCTGTCCAATAACATTTGTGTGTGATTTCCAAAGGGGCATAAGAGAGTCGTTGCATGATATATTTAATGAAGAGTGTCACCACGGTTATTGCCTGCGCTATCTTGCGGAAAAACTGAATAACGACTTGCAAGGACAGTTTTCTCATGAAGCTAGACGTCTTATGATCCAAGATTTATATACTGCTGCTTGCGCCCCGACACTCGAGAGTTTTGAGCGCTGTGCTGAGAATATACGAGCAATCTCTCCCGATGCATACGATTGGGTCACTGGAAGTGAGCCCGACCATTGGGCGAATGCTCTTTTCGGTGGAGCAAGGTATGGTTTATTGACATCCAATTTCGGGCAGCTTTTTTATGATTGGGTGATGGAGGTGAATGAGCTGCCGATAACACAAATGGTTGACGTATTACGAGGAAAGATAATGGAATTGATCTATACTAGGCGTGTTGAGTCCGATCAGTGGGCTACGAGATTGACACCATTGATGGAAGAAAAGCTTCAGAGCGAAACCTCAAAAGCGAGGTCACTTCAAGTATTACCCTCACATGGGAGCACGTTCGAAGTTCGTGGCGAGTCTGTTGacgttgttgatattgatcaaTGGGATTGTAGTTGCAAAGGTTGGCAATTAAACGGGATGCCTTGCTGCCATGCTATTGCTGTTCTCGAATTGATAGGAAGGAGtccatatgattattgttccAGATACTTCACAACCGAGAGTTACCATGTAACATATGTTGAATCAATTAACCCCGTCCCTAATCTGGAAAGCCCAGCAAATGGTGAAGTCGATGCGGCAGTTATTATTACTCCCCCACCATCCAAACGCCCACCTGGCAGACCAAAGATGAAAAAGGTCGACGCTTTTGACATTGTTAAACGGCAGATGCAGTGTAGCAGGTGTAAGGGCCTAGGTCACAATAAGAAAACATGCGG TGCTTCGTATTCTTGA